AAATATTTTTCAGCCTCAAATTGGCTTACTGACCCATATAGGAACTGCACATCTTGCCAATTTCAAATCTGAAGAAGAACTAATTGATGAAAAAATACAGCTTTTCAAAGATTCTGAAGTCATTATTTACAACGGTGATAATACTTTGGTTGACAAAAAATTAAACGATTTATATTCAAGTAAAAAATTAATTTCTTACGGGCTTTCAGATTCTAATCAGGTTTACTTTAAAAATAGCATCTCAAAAGATGAAAAGTTTACCATTCAATACTTCAATGAAGAAATTTCCTTTCCTGTTCATCAAAGAGATGAAGCGACTTTAACGAATGTTTTAGCGCTGATAACTATTTTGAAGGAATTAGGTATAGAAAATCAAAATATCATAGAAAAAATCAATGCTTTGAAATCTGTCGAAATGAGACTTGAAGCGATTGAAGGAATTAAAAACAATATTGTCATTAATGATTCTTTTAATCTAGATTTAGACTCTCTTAAGACTGCCCTTCAATTTTTAAATGAATATAAAAAACCTAAAAAATCTTTGGTTCTAACCGATATTGTCGGTGTTAATTCAAATTCACAAGAGTTGTATGAAGAAGTTTCAGAATTGGTTAATGAGCAAAAATTTGATTCTGTTTTCCTAATTGGTGACGAAATATCAAGATTTAGTGATTTATTTAAATCTAAAACTCATACTTTCATTAATACTCAGGAGTTAATTGACAGTAAATATCTTACAGAAATCGAAAATCAAATCATACTTCTCAAAGGAGCAAGAAAATTTGAGATTGAAAAAATCAAAGATGTACTTGAGCTTAGAAAACATGATACGGTTTTAGAAATCAATCTTAATGCACTTTTGCATAACATTAATTATCATAAATCTTTACTTAAACCAGCCACAAAAATGATGGCAATGGTAAAAGCAAACTCTTATGGATTAGGAAGTTATGAGATTTCAGAATTTTTACAGCATCATCATATTGATTATCTGGGCGTTGCTTTTGTGGATGAAGGGGTTGAGCTTCGAAAAAAAGGAATTACTGTTCCTATTGTTGTGATGAATCCTGAACAACACAGCTATGAGACCGTGATTCAATATAATTTAGAACCGGAAATATACAGTTTTCGTGTTTTAGAATTATTTTATGAAGCTCTTCAAAAGTCAGGGTATGATAAAAACTACCCTATTCATATTAAGCTGGAAACAGGAATGCATCGTCTTGGTTTTAAAGATTTTGAATTAGATGATTTAATTGAAATTTTAAATAAAACAACCCTAAAAGTTCAAAGTGTTTTCAGTCATCTTTCATCTTCTGATATGCCGACTGAGAAAGAATTTACTTTACATCAGCTGGAAACTTTTGAGAAAAACTCATCGTACTTAATTAAAAAATTAGGATACACTCCTATTCGACATATTCTCAATTCTTCAGGAATTACAAATTATACTCACCATCAATATGACATGGTAAGAATTGGGATAGGAATGCTTGGAGAATCACCTAATAACGAAATACAAAAACAGCTACATTCTGTGGTAAGCTTTAAAACGGTAATCTCACAAATTTCTTTAGTAGAAAATGGAGAATCTGTAGGATACAGCAGAAGATTTAAAGCAAATCATCCTACTAAAATAGCTACAATTCCCGTGGGTTATGCAGATGGAATTCCTAGATTAATAGGAAACCAAATCGGAAGCGTAGGTGTAAATAAAACTTTAGCTCCTATTGTGGGAAGCATTTGTATGGATATGATGATGATTAATGTAGACCATATTCCCAATGTAAAAGAAGGTGATAAAGTGACCGTTTTCAATGCAAAACCAAGTCTTAAAGAATTTGCAGACTATTGCAAAACCATAACTTATGAAGTATTAACCTCCATTTCACCACGTGTAAAACGGATTTATATAAAAGATTAACTATGAGAAAACTCCTCACTTTTCTATTCGCATTTCAAATGCTTTTGATACAGTCTCAGGTAAAGAAAGATTTGGTGATTCCCAAAAATCCTAGAATAGGACTTTCACTTGCAGGTGGTGGAGCGAAAGGTTTTTCACATGTAGGAGTTCTCAAAGTATTAGATTCTTTAGGCGTAAAAGTAGATTATATCTCGGGCACAAGTATGGGTGCTATCGTTGGAGGTTTATACGCTTCCGGATATTCTGGTAAAGAGATTGAAAAAATAGTAATGGATACCGATTTCTATTCATTAATCAGAGATCCTAAATCAAGAAAAGAAAGTACTTTTTTTAATAAATCTGTCGACAAATATCTTTTTTCTATTCCTTTAAAAAACGGGAAAATAACCCTTCCCTCTTCTATCAGTTCGGGGCAAAAGAATGTTTATCTTTTGAAAGAGCTTTTTAAAAATGTTTCCAACGTCAATGATTTTTCAAAACTTCCTATTCCATTTATGTGTGTTGCCACCAATCTCGAAAGTGGAAATATGCAGATTTTGGAAAGTGGTGATTTGGTACAATCGATTATGGCAAGTTCTGCCTTTCCATCATTAATGGATCCTGTGAAAATTGGAGACAGCATTTATATCGACGGAGCGATGACTGTTAATTATCCTTCAAAACCTTTAAAAGATAAAGGAATTGATATCGTAATTGGAGTCGATTTAAATCAAGATTTATCTAAGAGAGAAGATTTGAATAATATCATTTCTATTTTGAATCAGGTCATAGATTTCGGCATTCAGAAAGATACAAGAAGACAGTATAAATATACTGATATCAATATAAAACCTAACCTTACCGGAATGACTGCTACAAGCTACGACGACAAGAAAAAAATTCTTGATAGCGGCTATGTAGAAGGATTAAAATATGCTGCGGTATTAGACCAACTACCAAAACGGGAATTTGACCGCCTAAGACAAGCTGTAAACCCTATATATTCTAACGTCTACAAGATTGACAGTATATCGATTGATGGTGGTAAAATATACGGTAAAAACTATGTTCTCGGTAAAATGGGTCTTCGTCTACCATCGATGCAAACGTATGGAAGCATAAACAAAGGTTTAGACAAATTAGTTGCCACCAACAACTACCGCTTTATCAATTATGACATCGTTACCGAAAATAATTTTAACTATTTGAAATTATATGTCACCGAAGATGATGCCCGACATTTTCTGAAACTAGGACTTCATTATGACGAAATTTTCAAAACCGGACTTCTACTCAACTATTCAGCCAAAAGGCTTTTATTCAAAAATTCAACCCTTTCTTTAGATGTCATTGTAGGAGATAAACCGAGATATTATTTTAACTATTTTATAGACAACGGGTATATTCCTGGCTTTGGTATTTACTCTTCGGGAATGAGTTTTGATTTAAAAAACAATTTAAACATAAATACAGACAAATGGGAATGGCTCCGCAATGAAGTCTACATTCAATCGGTATGGAAAGATAAATTTGCAATCGGAACAGGAATGAGCCATGACTATTTCGAAGCAGAAATTAATGGCTTAAATAAACGCTACAACCGCTTCCTAAATCCTTATGTATTTCTAAAAAGCGATACTCAAAATGATAGAGATTTTCCTACAAAAGGGTTCTACCTTAACGCTGAAGGAAAAGTTATTGATTTATTAAAATCTGAAGTTGACAAGAGGCTCATTCAGGTAAAAGCTGATCTAAGAATTAATCTTCCGATTACAAAACAATTAAGTTACCACCTCAATCTTTATGGAGGAATTACCATTGGTGAAAATCTTCCAGAATATTATCAATACAGATTAGGAGGAATGTTTGAACAGAATATCATCAATTTCAAAAATTTTTCAGGATTTTATTTTGCACAGCTTAATACCAATAATGTAGTTTCAGTTTCAAATGATTTACAATTTAAATTTTATAAAAACTTATTTTTGAGCGGAAATTTTTCTTTCGCCAATCTTTCAGACGACATCAGTTTTGAAGATGCTGTAAAAGTAAATTACAGTTCAGTAGGAGCAACTTTAGGATATAAATCTCCGTTTGGACAAATAAAACTAAACTTCAGTCATTCATTAAAAAATAACCAAAAAGGCATATTCAGTGTTATATTAGGGCACTGGTTTTAAAAAAAATGATACAATTCTTTTACGAAAATTTACCCGAGTCGGTAAATACAGAATACACAACTTGGCTGGAAGACATCATTCTTTCAGAAGGCAAAAAATTGGGAGAAATCAATTATATTTTTTGTGACGACGAATATTTATTAAAAGTCAACCAAGATTATCTACAGCACGATTACTACACAGACATCATCACTTTCGACTATGTGAAAGGCAAAACAATAAGCGGAGAGATTTTCGTATCTTTGCAGCGCATTTTAGATAATGCTTCTACTCTATCCAAAAATTATGAAGAAGAACTCAGAAGAGTCTTAGCCCATGGCATTCTTCATCTTTCTGGATATAAGGATAAAACCGAGGAAGAAGAACAGCTAATGCGAGACAAAGAAGATTTTTATATTGCAAAATATAATTAAATCTTTTTAGAGCTTATTCCCGCTCTCCGCACTCGCTATTTTCTTTTTTCAAAGAAAATGAGCTCAAACAAATGCTGCGATCGGGGCTAAAAACAAACCCCATTACAAGCAATTTTAGCTTGCTAATTTAAATAATGTTTCACGTGAAACATTTATACAAAAGATTAAAATTTAAGGCTTAAAACAA
The sequence above is a segment of the Chryseobacterium turcicum genome. Coding sequences within it:
- the ybeY gene encoding rRNA maturation RNase YbeY, coding for MIQFFYENLPESVNTEYTTWLEDIILSEGKKLGEINYIFCDDEYLLKVNQDYLQHDYYTDIITFDYVKGKTISGEIFVSLQRILDNASTLSKNYEEELRRVLAHGILHLSGYKDKTEEEEQLMRDKEDFYIAKYN
- a CDS encoding bifunctional UDP-N-acetylmuramoyl-tripeptide:D-alanyl-D-alanine ligase/alanine racemase; this translates as MNYTVNQIAEITNAKVIGEGELLIKNIAFDSRIIYSTKNAAFIAINTPKNSGEKFIESAIDRGINVIISEHHYAQFENVTWIIIENSVEFLQKLAQYHFKNSSIKSIGITGSNGKTILKEWLYQCLWNEFPTVKSPKSFNSQIGLPLSLLQISNAHELGIFEVGISKPDEMINLENIFQPQIGLLTHIGTAHLANFKSEEELIDEKIQLFKDSEVIIYNGDNTLVDKKLNDLYSSKKLISYGLSDSNQVYFKNSISKDEKFTIQYFNEEISFPVHQRDEATLTNVLALITILKELGIENQNIIEKINALKSVEMRLEAIEGIKNNIVINDSFNLDLDSLKTALQFLNEYKKPKKSLVLTDIVGVNSNSQELYEEVSELVNEQKFDSVFLIGDEISRFSDLFKSKTHTFINTQELIDSKYLTEIENQIILLKGARKFEIEKIKDVLELRKHDTVLEINLNALLHNINYHKSLLKPATKMMAMVKANSYGLGSYEISEFLQHHHIDYLGVAFVDEGVELRKKGITVPIVVMNPEQHSYETVIQYNLEPEIYSFRVLELFYEALQKSGYDKNYPIHIKLETGMHRLGFKDFELDDLIEILNKTTLKVQSVFSHLSSSDMPTEKEFTLHQLETFEKNSSYLIKKLGYTPIRHILNSSGITNYTHHQYDMVRIGIGMLGESPNNEIQKQLHSVVSFKTVISQISLVENGESVGYSRRFKANHPTKIATIPVGYADGIPRLIGNQIGSVGVNKTLAPIVGSICMDMMMINVDHIPNVKEGDKVTVFNAKPSLKEFADYCKTITYEVLTSISPRVKRIYIKD
- a CDS encoding patatin-like phospholipase family protein; this encodes MRKLLTFLFAFQMLLIQSQVKKDLVIPKNPRIGLSLAGGGAKGFSHVGVLKVLDSLGVKVDYISGTSMGAIVGGLYASGYSGKEIEKIVMDTDFYSLIRDPKSRKESTFFNKSVDKYLFSIPLKNGKITLPSSISSGQKNVYLLKELFKNVSNVNDFSKLPIPFMCVATNLESGNMQILESGDLVQSIMASSAFPSLMDPVKIGDSIYIDGAMTVNYPSKPLKDKGIDIVIGVDLNQDLSKREDLNNIISILNQVIDFGIQKDTRRQYKYTDINIKPNLTGMTATSYDDKKKILDSGYVEGLKYAAVLDQLPKREFDRLRQAVNPIYSNVYKIDSISIDGGKIYGKNYVLGKMGLRLPSMQTYGSINKGLDKLVATNNYRFINYDIVTENNFNYLKLYVTEDDARHFLKLGLHYDEIFKTGLLLNYSAKRLLFKNSTLSLDVIVGDKPRYYFNYFIDNGYIPGFGIYSSGMSFDLKNNLNINTDKWEWLRNEVYIQSVWKDKFAIGTGMSHDYFEAEINGLNKRYNRFLNPYVFLKSDTQNDRDFPTKGFYLNAEGKVIDLLKSEVDKRLIQVKADLRINLPITKQLSYHLNLYGGITIGENLPEYYQYRLGGMFEQNIINFKNFSGFYFAQLNTNNVVSVSNDLQFKFYKNLFLSGNFSFANLSDDISFEDAVKVNYSSVGATLGYKSPFGQIKLNFSHSLKNNQKGIFSVILGHWF